A single region of the Sorex araneus isolate mSorAra2 chromosome 7, mSorAra2.pri, whole genome shotgun sequence genome encodes:
- the PPFIA4 gene encoding liprin-alpha-4 isoform X2 — protein sequence MCEVMPTINEGDPLGPPHGAEADANFEQLMVNMLDEREKLLESLRESQETLVATQSRLQEALHERDQLQRHLNSALPQEFATLTRELSLCREQLLEREEEISELKAERNNTRLLLEHLECLVSRHERSLRMTVVKRQAQSPSGVSSEVEVLKALKSLFEHHKALDEKVRERLRAALERVGTLEEELAGAHQQVSALQQGAGLRDGAAEEEGTVELGPKRLWKEAAGRVEELQELLEKQNFELSQTRERLIALTAAVAELEEDLGTARRDLIKSEELSSKHQRDLREALAQKEDMEERITTLEKRYLAAQREATSIHDLNDKLENELANKESLHRQCEEKARHLQELLEVAEQKLQQTMRKAETLPEVEAELAQRIAALTKAEERHGNIEEHLRQLEGQLEEKNQELARVRQREKMNEDHNKRLSDTVDRLLSESNERLQLHLKERMAALEEKNTLIQELESSQRQIEEQHHHKGRLSEEIEKLRQEVDQLKGRGGPLVDGPHSRSHVGSAAEVRFSLGAHGPPSLHRRYAALREGSAKDWEATPLPGVLASTTTPAFDSDPEISDVDEDEAGGLVGSMDAVSPGGHSDAQTLAMMLQEQLDAINEEIRMIQEEKESTELRAEEIETRVTSGSMEALNLPQLRKRASIPTSLTALSLASASPPLSGRSTPKLTSRSAAQDLDRMGVMTLPSDLRKHRRKLLSPVSREENREDKATIKCETSPPSSPRTLRLEKLGHPALSQEEGKSALEDQGSNPSSSNSSQDSLHKGAKRKGIKSSIGRLFGKKEKGRFIQLNRDGTAGQVLLTDSELSLQEPLVPAKLGTQAEKDRRLKKKHQLLEDARRKGTPFAQWDGPTVVSWLELWVGMPAWYVAACRANVKSGAIMSALSDTEIQREIGISNALHRLKLRLAIQEMVSLTSPSAPPTSRTSSGNVWITHEEMETLATSTETDSEEGSWAQTLAYGDMNHEWIGNEWLPSLGLPQYRSYFMECLVDARMLDHLTKKDLRVHLKMVDSFHRASLQYGIMCLKRLNYDRKELEKRREESQHEIKDVLVWTNDQVVRWVQSIGLRDYAGNLHESGVHGALLALDENFDHNTLALVLQIPTQNTQARQVMEREFNNLLALGTDRKLDDGEDKVFRRAPSWRKRFRPREQHSGLLSASADTLPAGFRVAPLGSLAAAAPKKLLPEAHSHYLYGHMLSAFRD from the exons atgtGTGAGGTGATGCCCACAATCAATGAGGGGGACCCCCTGGGCCCCCCCCACGGCGCCGAGGCCGACGCCAACTTTGAGCAGCTGATGGTGAACATGCTGGACGAGCGCGAGAAGCTGCTGGAGTCCCTTCGGGAGAGCCAGGAGACCTTGGTGGCCACCCAGAGCCGACTCCAGGAGGCCCTGCACGAGCGGGACCAGCTCCAGCGGCACCTGAACTCCGCCCTGCCCCAG GAATTCGCCACCTTAACCCGGGAGCTGAGCCTGTGTCGGGAGCAGCTCCTGGAGCGGGAGGAGGAGATATCCGAGCTGAAGGCAGAGCGGAATAACACCAGG TTGCTTCTGGAACACCTGGAGTGCCTGGTGTCCCGCCATGAGCGGTCACTGCGCATGACCGTGGTGAAGCGTCAGGCCCAGTCCCCTTCCGGGGTCTCCAGCGAGGTGGAGGTGCTGAAGGCCCTCAAGTCCCTGTTCGAGCACCACAAGGCCCTGGATGAGAAG GTGCGAGAGCGGCTCCGGGCGGCCCTGGAGCGAGTTGGCACCTTGGAAGAAGAGCTGGCAGGGGCCCACCAGCAG GTGTCTGCCCTGCAGCAGGGGGCAGGCCTGCGGGATGGAGCGGCCGAAGAGGAGGGGACCGTGGAGCTGGGCCCCAAACGCCTGTGGAAG GAGGCTGCGGGCCGCGTGGAGGAGCTGCAGGAGCTGCTGGAGAAGCAGAACTTCGAGCTGAGCCAGACGCGAGAGCGGCTGATCGCTCTGACGGCGGCCGTGGCCGAGCTGGAGGAGGACCTGGGCACGGCCCGCCGGGACCTCATCAAGTCAGAGGAGCTGAGCAGCAAGCATCAGCGGGACCTCCGTGAG gctctggcccagaagGAGGACATGGAGGAGCGAATCACCACCCTGGAGAAGCGCTACCTGGCCGCTCAGCGGGAGGCCACGTCCATCCATGACCTCAACGACAAGCTGGAGAATGAGCTGGCCAATAAGGAGTCCCTGCACCGCCAG TGCGAGGAGAAGGCCCGGCACCTGCAAGAGCTGCTGGAGGTGGCCGAGCAGAAGCTGCAGCAGACCATGCGCAAGGCGGAGACGCTGCCCGAGGTGGAGGCCGAGCTGGCGCAGAGAATCGCGGCCCTCACCAAG GCTGAGGAGCGGCACGGCAATATCGAGGAGCACCTGCGGCAGCTggaggggcagctggaggagAAGAACCAGGAGCTGGCCAGG GTGCGCCAGCGGGAGAAGATGAACGAGGACCACAATAAGCGGCTGTCTGACACTGTGGACCGGCTGCTGAGCGAGTCCAATGAGCGCCTGCAGCTCCACCTCAAGGAACGCATGGCTGCCCTGGAGGAGAag AACACTCTgatccaggagctggagagttcGCAGCGGCAGATCGAGGAGCAGCACCATCACAAG GGCCGCCTGTCTGAGGAGATTGAGAAGCTACGGCAGGAGGTGGACCAGCTGAAGGGCCGAGGGGGACCGCTTGTGGATGGTCCCCACTCCAG gtcccaCGTGGGCAGTGCGGCAGAAGTGCGCTTCTCCCTGGGCGCCCACGGGCCCCCCAGCCTGCATCGGCGCTACGCGGCGCTGCGGGAAGGGTCCGCCAAG GACTGGGAGGCGACTCCACTGCCCGGGGTGCtggcctccaccaccacccctgccttTGACAGTGACCCTGAGATCTCCGACGTAGACGAGGACGAAGCAGGGGGTCTGGTGGGCTCCATGGATGCCGTCTCTCCTGGCGGCCACTCGGATGCTCAGACTCTGGCCATGATGCTCCAGGAGCAGCTGGATGCGATCAATGAGGAGATCAG AATGATCCAAGAAGAGAAGGAGTCCACGGAGCTCCGAGCAGAGGAGATCGAGACGCGGGTGACCAGCGGCAGCATGGAGGCCCTCAACCTGCCGCAGCTGCGCAAGCGCGCCTCCATCCCCACCTCCCTGACGGCCCTGTCCCTGGCCAGTGCCTCGCCGCCCCTCAGTGGGCGCTCCACCCCGAAGCTCACCTCTCGCAGTGCTGCCCAGGACCTGGACCGCATGGGGGTGATGACCCTG CCCAGTGACTTGAGGAAGCACAGGAGGAAGCTGCTG TCGCCAGTGTCTCGGGAAGAGAACCGAGAGGATAAAGCCACCATAAAATGTGAGActtcccctccttcctcaccCAGGACGCTGCGGCTCGAGAAGCTCGGCCacccagccctgagccaggaggaaggcaaGAG CGCCCTGGAGGACCAGGGGAGCAAccccagcagcagcaacagcagccaGGACTCCCTGCACAAGGGCGCCAAGCGCAAGGGCATCAAGTCGTCCATCGGCCGCCTGTttgggaagaaggagaagggccGCTTCATCCAGCTGAACCGCGACGGGACCGCGGGCCAAG TTCTGCTCACAGACTCCGAGCTCAGTCTGCAGGAGCCCCTGGTGCCCGCCAAGCTGGGGACCCAGGCCGAGAAGGACCGGCGGCTGAAGAAGAA GCACCAGCTGCTTGAAGATGCCCGCAGGAAAGGGACACCCTTTGCCCAGTGGGACGGCCCCACGGTGGTCTCCTGGCTGGAG CTCTGGGTGGGCATGCCTGCCTGGTATGTGGCGGCCTGCCGGGCCAATGTCAAGAGTGGCGCCATCATGTCGGCGCTGTCCGACACGGAGATCCAGCGTGAGATCGGCATCAGCAACGCCCTGCACCGGCTCAAGCTCCGGCTGGCCATCCAGGAGATGGTGTCCCTGACCAGCCCCTCTGCGCCACCCACCTCCAGGACT TCTTCCGGGAACGTGTGGATCACTCATGAAGAGATGGAAACTCTGGCGACATCCACTGAAACC gacagtgaggagggcagCTGGGCTCAG ACTCTGGCCTACGGGGACATGAACCACGAGTGGATCGGTAACGAGTGGCTGCCCAGCCTGGGGCTCCCCCAGTACCGCAGCTACTTCATGGAGTGCCTGGTGGACGCGCGCATGCTGGACCACCTCACCAAGAAGGACCTGCGGGTCCACCTGAAGATGGTGGACAGCTTTCACCG CGCCAGTCTCCAATATGGCATCATGTGTCTGAAGAGGCTGAACTATGACCGGAAGGAGCTGGAGAAGAGGCGGGAGGAAAGTCAGCACGAGATCAAGG ATGTGCTGGTCTGGACCAACGACCAGGTGGTGCGCTGGGTGCAGTCCATCGGGCTCCGGGACTACGCGGGGAACCTGCACGAGAGCGGGGTGCACggggccctgctggccctggaCGAGAACTTCGATCACAACACGCTGGCCCTGGTCCTGCAGATCCCCACACAGAACACCCAG
- the PPFIA4 gene encoding liprin-alpha-4 isoform X1, with protein sequence MCEVMPTINEGDPLGPPHGAEADANFEQLMVNMLDEREKLLESLRESQETLVATQSRLQEALHERDQLQRHLNSALPQEFATLTRELSLCREQLLEREEEISELKAERNNTRLLLEHLECLVSRHERSLRMTVVKRQAQSPSGVSSEVEVLKALKSLFEHHKALDEKVRERLRAALERVGTLEEELAGAHQQVSALQQGAGLRDGAAEEEGTVELGPKRLWKEAAGRVEELQELLEKQNFELSQTRERLIALTAAVAELEEDLGTARRDLIKSEELSSKHQRDLREALAQKEDMEERITTLEKRYLAAQREATSIHDLNDKLENELANKESLHRQCEEKARHLQELLEVAEQKLQQTMRKAETLPEVEAELAQRIAALTKAEERHGNIEEHLRQLEGQLEEKNQELARVRQREKMNEDHNKRLSDTVDRLLSESNERLQLHLKERMAALEEKNTLIQELESSQRQIEEQHHHKGRLSEEIEKLRQEVDQLKGRGGPLVDGPHSRSHVGSAAEVRFSLGAHGPPSLHRRYAALREGSAKDWEATPLPGVLASTTTPAFDSDPEISDVDEDEAGGLVGSMDAVSPGGHSDAQTLAMMLQEQLDAINEEIRMIQEEKESTELRAEEIETRVTSGSMEALNLPQLRKRASIPTSLTALSLASASPPLSGRSTPKLTSRSAAQDLDRMGVMTLPSDLRKHRRKLLSPVSREENREDKATIKCETSPPSSPRTLRLEKLGHPALSQEEGKSALEDQGSNPSSSNSSQDSLHKGAKRKGIKSSIGRLFGKKEKGRFIQLNRDGTAGQVLLTDSELSLQEPLVPAKLGTQAEKDRRLKKKHQLLEDARRKGTPFAQWDGPTVVSWLELWVGMPAWYVAACRANVKSGAIMSALSDTEIQREIGISNALHRLKLRLAIQEMVSLTSPSAPPTSRTSSGNVWITHEEMETLATSTETDSEEGSWAQTLAYGDMNHEWIGNEWLPSLGLPQYRSYFMECLVDARMLDHLTKKDLRVHLKMVDSFHRASLQYGIMCLKRLNYDRKELEKRREESQHEIKDVLVWTNDQVVRWVQSIGLRDYAGNLHESGVHGALLALDENFDHNTLALVLQIPTQNTQARQVMEREFNNLLALGTDRKLDDGEDKVFRRAPSWRKRFRPREQHSGLLSASADTLPAGFRVAPLGSLAAAAPKKLLPEAGTAGPQRLEPSTVRTYSC encoded by the exons atgtGTGAGGTGATGCCCACAATCAATGAGGGGGACCCCCTGGGCCCCCCCCACGGCGCCGAGGCCGACGCCAACTTTGAGCAGCTGATGGTGAACATGCTGGACGAGCGCGAGAAGCTGCTGGAGTCCCTTCGGGAGAGCCAGGAGACCTTGGTGGCCACCCAGAGCCGACTCCAGGAGGCCCTGCACGAGCGGGACCAGCTCCAGCGGCACCTGAACTCCGCCCTGCCCCAG GAATTCGCCACCTTAACCCGGGAGCTGAGCCTGTGTCGGGAGCAGCTCCTGGAGCGGGAGGAGGAGATATCCGAGCTGAAGGCAGAGCGGAATAACACCAGG TTGCTTCTGGAACACCTGGAGTGCCTGGTGTCCCGCCATGAGCGGTCACTGCGCATGACCGTGGTGAAGCGTCAGGCCCAGTCCCCTTCCGGGGTCTCCAGCGAGGTGGAGGTGCTGAAGGCCCTCAAGTCCCTGTTCGAGCACCACAAGGCCCTGGATGAGAAG GTGCGAGAGCGGCTCCGGGCGGCCCTGGAGCGAGTTGGCACCTTGGAAGAAGAGCTGGCAGGGGCCCACCAGCAG GTGTCTGCCCTGCAGCAGGGGGCAGGCCTGCGGGATGGAGCGGCCGAAGAGGAGGGGACCGTGGAGCTGGGCCCCAAACGCCTGTGGAAG GAGGCTGCGGGCCGCGTGGAGGAGCTGCAGGAGCTGCTGGAGAAGCAGAACTTCGAGCTGAGCCAGACGCGAGAGCGGCTGATCGCTCTGACGGCGGCCGTGGCCGAGCTGGAGGAGGACCTGGGCACGGCCCGCCGGGACCTCATCAAGTCAGAGGAGCTGAGCAGCAAGCATCAGCGGGACCTCCGTGAG gctctggcccagaagGAGGACATGGAGGAGCGAATCACCACCCTGGAGAAGCGCTACCTGGCCGCTCAGCGGGAGGCCACGTCCATCCATGACCTCAACGACAAGCTGGAGAATGAGCTGGCCAATAAGGAGTCCCTGCACCGCCAG TGCGAGGAGAAGGCCCGGCACCTGCAAGAGCTGCTGGAGGTGGCCGAGCAGAAGCTGCAGCAGACCATGCGCAAGGCGGAGACGCTGCCCGAGGTGGAGGCCGAGCTGGCGCAGAGAATCGCGGCCCTCACCAAG GCTGAGGAGCGGCACGGCAATATCGAGGAGCACCTGCGGCAGCTggaggggcagctggaggagAAGAACCAGGAGCTGGCCAGG GTGCGCCAGCGGGAGAAGATGAACGAGGACCACAATAAGCGGCTGTCTGACACTGTGGACCGGCTGCTGAGCGAGTCCAATGAGCGCCTGCAGCTCCACCTCAAGGAACGCATGGCTGCCCTGGAGGAGAag AACACTCTgatccaggagctggagagttcGCAGCGGCAGATCGAGGAGCAGCACCATCACAAG GGCCGCCTGTCTGAGGAGATTGAGAAGCTACGGCAGGAGGTGGACCAGCTGAAGGGCCGAGGGGGACCGCTTGTGGATGGTCCCCACTCCAG gtcccaCGTGGGCAGTGCGGCAGAAGTGCGCTTCTCCCTGGGCGCCCACGGGCCCCCCAGCCTGCATCGGCGCTACGCGGCGCTGCGGGAAGGGTCCGCCAAG GACTGGGAGGCGACTCCACTGCCCGGGGTGCtggcctccaccaccacccctgccttTGACAGTGACCCTGAGATCTCCGACGTAGACGAGGACGAAGCAGGGGGTCTGGTGGGCTCCATGGATGCCGTCTCTCCTGGCGGCCACTCGGATGCTCAGACTCTGGCCATGATGCTCCAGGAGCAGCTGGATGCGATCAATGAGGAGATCAG AATGATCCAAGAAGAGAAGGAGTCCACGGAGCTCCGAGCAGAGGAGATCGAGACGCGGGTGACCAGCGGCAGCATGGAGGCCCTCAACCTGCCGCAGCTGCGCAAGCGCGCCTCCATCCCCACCTCCCTGACGGCCCTGTCCCTGGCCAGTGCCTCGCCGCCCCTCAGTGGGCGCTCCACCCCGAAGCTCACCTCTCGCAGTGCTGCCCAGGACCTGGACCGCATGGGGGTGATGACCCTG CCCAGTGACTTGAGGAAGCACAGGAGGAAGCTGCTG TCGCCAGTGTCTCGGGAAGAGAACCGAGAGGATAAAGCCACCATAAAATGTGAGActtcccctccttcctcaccCAGGACGCTGCGGCTCGAGAAGCTCGGCCacccagccctgagccaggaggaaggcaaGAG CGCCCTGGAGGACCAGGGGAGCAAccccagcagcagcaacagcagccaGGACTCCCTGCACAAGGGCGCCAAGCGCAAGGGCATCAAGTCGTCCATCGGCCGCCTGTttgggaagaaggagaagggccGCTTCATCCAGCTGAACCGCGACGGGACCGCGGGCCAAG TTCTGCTCACAGACTCCGAGCTCAGTCTGCAGGAGCCCCTGGTGCCCGCCAAGCTGGGGACCCAGGCCGAGAAGGACCGGCGGCTGAAGAAGAA GCACCAGCTGCTTGAAGATGCCCGCAGGAAAGGGACACCCTTTGCCCAGTGGGACGGCCCCACGGTGGTCTCCTGGCTGGAG CTCTGGGTGGGCATGCCTGCCTGGTATGTGGCGGCCTGCCGGGCCAATGTCAAGAGTGGCGCCATCATGTCGGCGCTGTCCGACACGGAGATCCAGCGTGAGATCGGCATCAGCAACGCCCTGCACCGGCTCAAGCTCCGGCTGGCCATCCAGGAGATGGTGTCCCTGACCAGCCCCTCTGCGCCACCCACCTCCAGGACT TCTTCCGGGAACGTGTGGATCACTCATGAAGAGATGGAAACTCTGGCGACATCCACTGAAACC gacagtgaggagggcagCTGGGCTCAG ACTCTGGCCTACGGGGACATGAACCACGAGTGGATCGGTAACGAGTGGCTGCCCAGCCTGGGGCTCCCCCAGTACCGCAGCTACTTCATGGAGTGCCTGGTGGACGCGCGCATGCTGGACCACCTCACCAAGAAGGACCTGCGGGTCCACCTGAAGATGGTGGACAGCTTTCACCG CGCCAGTCTCCAATATGGCATCATGTGTCTGAAGAGGCTGAACTATGACCGGAAGGAGCTGGAGAAGAGGCGGGAGGAAAGTCAGCACGAGATCAAGG ATGTGCTGGTCTGGACCAACGACCAGGTGGTGCGCTGGGTGCAGTCCATCGGGCTCCGGGACTACGCGGGGAACCTGCACGAGAGCGGGGTGCACggggccctgctggccctggaCGAGAACTTCGATCACAACACGCTGGCCCTGGTCCTGCAGATCCCCACACAGAACACCCAG